The following are from one region of the Stigmatella ashevillena genome:
- a CDS encoding Gfo/Idh/MocA family protein — translation MSSRPERKLRYAMVGGGRDAFIGAVHRRAMALDGQMELVAGALSSHPDKALASGRDLGLAPARNHGRWEELLADELKRPAEERIDFVSIVTPNHVHFPVAKAFAAAGIHVVCDKPLVHTLLQAEELVRTVEKTGVVFGVTYNYTGYPMVREARELVKRGVLGELRKVVVEYNQGWLATHVEGQGNKQAGWRTDPERSGAAGAIGDIGSHAENLAATVTGLELEAVCADLGSLVPGRRLDDDGSLLLRWRGGVRGVLMASQIAAGVENDLRLRVFGSEGSLDWRQENPNELVHATLDGPKRILTRGSPWLSESSRRACRVPTGHPEAFIEAFANVYLGVAADIRARLAGEEADPVAADYPRLADGVRGVRFIEKTVASAASTLKWTPMA, via the coding sequence ATGAGCTCCCGGCCCGAGCGCAAGCTGCGGTATGCGATGGTGGGCGGAGGGCGAGACGCGTTCATCGGCGCGGTGCACCGGCGCGCCATGGCCCTGGATGGGCAGATGGAGCTGGTGGCCGGCGCGCTCTCGTCCCACCCAGACAAGGCGCTCGCCTCGGGCCGGGACCTGGGGCTGGCCCCGGCTCGCAACCACGGCCGGTGGGAGGAGCTGCTGGCCGATGAGCTGAAGCGGCCGGCGGAGGAGCGCATCGATTTTGTTTCCATCGTCACGCCCAACCACGTGCACTTCCCGGTGGCGAAGGCCTTCGCCGCGGCAGGGATTCACGTGGTGTGTGACAAGCCGCTCGTGCACACCCTCCTCCAGGCAGAGGAGCTCGTGCGCACGGTGGAGAAGACGGGCGTCGTGTTTGGCGTGACGTACAACTACACCGGCTATCCGATGGTGCGCGAGGCGCGCGAGCTGGTGAAGCGCGGCGTCCTCGGAGAGCTGCGCAAGGTGGTCGTCGAATACAACCAGGGTTGGCTGGCCACGCACGTCGAGGGCCAAGGCAACAAACAGGCCGGCTGGCGCACGGACCCCGAGCGGAGCGGGGCGGCGGGCGCCATCGGCGACATCGGCTCACACGCGGAGAACCTGGCCGCCACCGTCACGGGGTTGGAGCTCGAGGCGGTGTGCGCGGACCTCGGCTCGCTGGTTCCCGGGCGAAGGCTCGACGACGATGGCAGCCTGCTCCTGCGCTGGCGGGGGGGCGTGCGAGGCGTGCTGATGGCCTCGCAGATCGCTGCCGGCGTGGAGAATGATTTGCGCCTGCGCGTGTTTGGCTCCGAGGGCTCACTCGACTGGCGGCAGGAGAACCCGAACGAGCTCGTGCACGCGACGCTCGATGGGCCGAAGCGCATCCTGACGCGGGGCTCGCCGTGGTTGAGCGAGTCCTCGCGCCGGGCCTGCCGCGTGCCGACGGGCCACCCCGAGGCCTTCATCGAGGCCTTCGCCAACGTGTACCTCGGCGTCGCGGCGGACATCCGGGCCCGGCTCGCGGGCGAGGAGGCGGATCCGGTGGCCGCCGACTACCCGCGGCTCGCCGACGGCGTCCGGGGCGTGCGCTTCATCGAGAAGACGGTGGCGTCGGCGGCCAGCACGCTCAAGTGGACGCCGATGGCGTGA
- a CDS encoding substrate-binding domain-containing protein, protein MKTVFRRLAVGASAVAALLVASSAFAQEQNKVNLGVAIPAATHGFTGGIVWWANQAKKELEKANPGLKITVKTAANAPDQANQLQDLLTVNKINTLVIFPFESASLTKPVAQVKGKGVYVTVVDRGLTDTRAQDAYVAGDNTAFGKLPAEYLAKRLNGKGNIVVLRGMPTTLDNERMDAFNAVMKNHPDIKILDAKYGNWNRDDAFKVMQDYLTRFKQIDAVWAADDDMAVGVLKAIEQSQRTDIKEVFGGAGSKGMVRTIIEGSNKLIQADVSYSPKFIYDAIKLTAESRLKGEKLPANTIIPSVLITKENAKDFYFPDSPF, encoded by the coding sequence ATGAAAACCGTCTTCCGTAGACTCGCAGTGGGTGCCTCCGCCGTCGCCGCGCTTCTCGTCGCCTCCAGCGCGTTCGCGCAGGAGCAGAACAAGGTCAACCTCGGGGTCGCCATCCCCGCCGCCACGCACGGCTTTACCGGCGGCATCGTGTGGTGGGCCAACCAAGCCAAGAAGGAGCTGGAGAAAGCCAACCCCGGGCTGAAGATCACGGTGAAGACGGCGGCCAACGCGCCCGATCAGGCCAATCAGCTCCAGGACCTGCTGACCGTGAACAAGATCAACACGCTGGTCATCTTCCCGTTCGAGTCGGCCTCGCTCACCAAGCCCGTCGCGCAGGTGAAGGGCAAGGGCGTCTACGTCACGGTGGTGGACCGCGGCCTGACGGACACCCGGGCGCAGGATGCCTACGTGGCCGGTGACAACACCGCCTTCGGCAAGCTGCCGGCGGAGTACCTGGCCAAGCGGCTCAACGGCAAGGGCAACATCGTGGTGCTGCGGGGCATGCCCACCACGCTCGACAACGAGCGCATGGATGCGTTCAACGCCGTGATGAAGAACCACCCGGACATCAAGATCCTCGATGCCAAGTACGGCAACTGGAACCGGGACGATGCCTTCAAGGTCATGCAGGACTACCTGACGCGCTTCAAGCAGATCGACGCCGTATGGGCCGCGGATGACGACATGGCGGTGGGCGTGCTCAAGGCCATCGAGCAGTCCCAGCGCACGGACATCAAGGAAGTGTTCGGCGGCGCGGGCTCCAAGGGCATGGTCCGGACCATCATCGAGGGCAGCAACAAGCTCATCCAGGCCGACGTCTCCTACTCGCCCAAGTTCATCTACGACGCCATCAAGCTGACGGCCGAATCGCGCCTGAAGGGCGAGAAGCTGCCGGCCAACACGATCATCCCCTCGGTGTTGATCACGAAGGAGAACGCGAAGGACTTCTACTTCCCGGACTCGCCCTTCTAA
- a CDS encoding peptidoglycan-binding domain-containing protein, with the protein MGAGSIQWEPGSKPVIVPTACWCGQRLTELLGQRQLESTLKVSARGEDVRALQEHLIRFGFELELMKAPRVGKAGPSDDQRLCIWGNYTTRAVRMFALHPGAGSKPEKILPADGKKLTQALVEKLQDWCQKGTRSPQNYWEFPHLKLDGKAQLIDAFGEDQGHGPQSAWHHHIRQIQEDLARVGFGVHSDALCDLKTAARPSGKYVANVQNDKQLTDLAYLVRKFQRQSKWLWRMDAEGKHLADADLDKDSTVYRQEQNSGIMDQETALVLHAWVEKKLHMVMNKFELKELHWPPDSTTVIPSEGGPAKLRQDAYDAWFEAATEIHRLGGYLGKTFASSPRGYRAGKLSHIKGNSPFSWHYSALGIDIDQAATSWDGTINPKTGVRFVLENDGAKFRVWCYADSVSPGRVIKAESTVDTSPLFHQCGAKAEFAQVAAPVGWYVDISGVMEKHGMHRIPRKPNWKVNPKSWEWWHYEFHPLPPLSWPNKRGAKPLPLYFGDYLQLYGVHEYTLRNIADGWIDHKDIEHVFKSETMP; encoded by the coding sequence ATGGGAGCAGGTTCAATTCAATGGGAGCCCGGCAGCAAACCCGTCATCGTTCCCACGGCTTGCTGGTGCGGGCAGCGGCTGACGGAGTTGTTGGGGCAGCGCCAACTGGAGAGCACACTCAAGGTGAGCGCCCGGGGAGAGGATGTCCGCGCGCTTCAGGAGCATTTGATCCGCTTTGGCTTCGAGCTGGAACTGATGAAGGCACCCCGGGTGGGCAAGGCCGGGCCGAGCGATGATCAACGGCTCTGTATCTGGGGGAACTACACCACTCGGGCGGTGCGCATGTTCGCGCTTCATCCGGGCGCGGGCAGCAAGCCCGAGAAGATCCTTCCGGCGGACGGGAAGAAGTTGACGCAGGCGCTGGTGGAGAAGCTCCAGGACTGGTGCCAGAAGGGCACGCGCAGTCCTCAGAACTACTGGGAGTTTCCGCACCTCAAGCTCGACGGCAAGGCTCAGCTCATCGACGCATTCGGGGAGGACCAGGGGCATGGGCCGCAGAGTGCGTGGCACCATCATATCCGGCAGATACAAGAGGACCTCGCCCGGGTGGGCTTCGGCGTCCACTCGGATGCCCTCTGTGACTTGAAGACGGCCGCCCGGCCCAGTGGCAAATACGTGGCGAACGTCCAGAACGACAAGCAGCTGACGGACCTGGCGTATCTGGTGCGCAAGTTCCAGCGCCAGTCCAAGTGGCTGTGGCGGATGGATGCCGAGGGAAAGCACCTCGCGGACGCGGACCTGGACAAAGACAGCACCGTCTACAGGCAGGAACAAAACAGCGGAATCATGGATCAGGAGACCGCGCTCGTCCTGCACGCCTGGGTGGAGAAAAAGCTCCACATGGTCATGAACAAGTTCGAGTTGAAGGAGCTGCACTGGCCACCGGACAGCACCACCGTCATCCCCTCGGAAGGCGGTCCTGCCAAGCTGAGACAGGATGCCTATGATGCATGGTTCGAGGCAGCGACTGAAATTCATCGGCTTGGAGGGTATCTGGGAAAGACCTTCGCCAGCAGCCCTCGTGGGTACAGGGCGGGAAAGCTCTCCCACATCAAGGGCAACAGTCCCTTTAGCTGGCACTACTCAGCATTGGGGATTGATATCGATCAAGCGGCTACAAGCTGGGACGGGACGATCAACCCCAAGACGGGAGTCCGCTTCGTGCTTGAGAATGACGGCGCCAAATTCCGTGTCTGGTGCTACGCTGATTCTGTGTCACCCGGCAGGGTCATCAAGGCCGAGAGTACAGTGGATACCAGCCCCCTGTTCCACCAGTGTGGCGCGAAAGCGGAGTTTGCTCAGGTGGCTGCCCCCGTCGGATGGTACGTCGACATCTCGGGTGTCATGGAAAAGCATGGGATGCATCGCATCCCCCGGAAACCCAATTGGAAGGTCAATCCCAAATCATGGGAATGGTGGCACTACGAATTTCATCCCCTGCCGCCCCTCTCATGGCCTAATAAGAGGGGGGCCAAACCACTCCCTCTCTATTTCGGTGACTATCTCCAGCTTTACGGCGTTCATGAGTACACATTGAGAAACATCGCTGATGGCTGGATCGACCATAAAGACATTGAGCACGTATTCAAGAGTGAAACCATGCCATGA
- a CDS encoding ABC transporter permease gives MPLEPTEALKPGGGAAATGGGAPRPEAHPRASHRARSLLHGFGPVLGLILLCITGTALNSDFAALDNVMNVLTRTAFIGIIAVGMCFVIISGGIDLSVGSMAALIAGAMILVMNKLAPSLGSPVSVIALGIGFALVLGAVFGLVHGLLISKGGIEPFIVTLGSLGIFRAYLTYFADGGALTLDSDLSDAYSPVYYASFLGIPVPVWVFLAVALVGGLVLNRTAFGRYVQAIGSNEQVARYAAVDVGRIKVLTYMLLGICVGAATVLYVPRLGSASPTTGLLWELEAIAAVIVGGTALKGGSGTITGTVVGAVLLSVISNILNLTSIISVYLNAAVQGFVIIAVAFMQRRRK, from the coding sequence ATGCCACTGGAACCCACTGAGGCCCTGAAGCCAGGGGGAGGCGCCGCGGCCACGGGCGGCGGGGCCCCGCGCCCGGAGGCCCACCCCCGCGCCAGCCACCGCGCGCGGTCGCTGCTGCACGGCTTCGGGCCCGTCCTCGGCCTCATCCTGCTGTGCATCACCGGCACCGCGCTGAACAGCGACTTCGCCGCGCTGGACAACGTGATGAACGTGCTCACGCGCACGGCCTTCATCGGCATCATCGCGGTGGGCATGTGCTTCGTGATCATCTCCGGGGGCATCGACCTGTCGGTGGGCTCGATGGCCGCGCTGATCGCCGGGGCGATGATCCTCGTGATGAACAAGCTGGCGCCCTCGCTGGGCTCTCCGGTGTCCGTGATTGCGCTGGGCATCGGCTTCGCGCTGGTGCTGGGGGCGGTGTTCGGGCTGGTGCACGGGCTGCTCATCTCCAAGGGGGGCATCGAGCCCTTCATCGTGACGCTCGGTTCGCTGGGCATCTTCCGGGCGTACCTCACGTACTTCGCCGATGGCGGGGCCCTCACGCTGGACTCGGATCTGTCCGACGCCTACAGCCCCGTCTACTACGCCAGCTTCCTGGGCATCCCCGTGCCTGTCTGGGTGTTCCTCGCCGTGGCGCTCGTGGGCGGGCTGGTACTCAACCGCACCGCGTTCGGCCGGTACGTGCAGGCCATCGGCTCCAACGAGCAGGTGGCGCGGTACGCGGCCGTGGACGTGGGCCGCATCAAGGTCCTCACCTACATGCTGCTCGGCATCTGCGTGGGGGCCGCCACGGTGCTGTACGTGCCCCGCCTGGGCTCGGCCTCGCCCACCACGGGCCTCTTGTGGGAGCTGGAGGCGATCGCGGCGGTCATCGTCGGAGGCACCGCGCTCAAGGGAGGCTCGGGGACCATTACTGGCACCGTCGTGGGCGCCGTGCTGTTGTCTGTCATCAGCAACATCCTGAACCTCACCAGCATCATCAGTGTGTACTTGAACGCTGCGGTGCAGGGCTTCGTCATCATCGCCGTGGCATTCATGCAGCGCCGCCGCAAGTAG
- a CDS encoding sugar phosphate isomerase/epimerase family protein, with protein MPRPVTLFTGQWADLPLSELAPLARRMGYDGLELACWGDHFNVQEALASTAYVKSKRALLESHGLKCLAIGNHLVGQAVCDLIDERHQSIVPAHVWGDGSPEGVRQRAAQEMKDTARAAAAFGVKTVTGFTGSSVWHATYAFPPTSQAFWDKGFADFGQRWTPILDTFEAHGVQFALEVHPTEIAFDIASAQRAIEAVKGHRRFGFNFDPSHLGYQGVDYVKFLRTFTDRVFNVHMKDVWWGRGDGTVGVFGGHTSFGDPRRFWDFRSLGRGMVDFESIIVALNDIGYAGPLSVEWEDSRMDRVHGATESAAFCKRLDFPAAAGAFDAVFDKDKQARVGG; from the coding sequence ATGCCGAGACCTGTCACGCTGTTCACCGGCCAATGGGCCGATCTGCCCCTCTCCGAACTCGCACCGCTGGCCCGGCGCATGGGCTACGACGGCCTGGAGCTGGCCTGCTGGGGCGATCATTTCAATGTCCAGGAGGCGCTCGCTTCCACCGCCTATGTGAAGAGCAAGCGGGCCCTGCTCGAGTCCCACGGCCTGAAGTGCCTGGCGATCGGCAACCACCTGGTGGGCCAGGCGGTGTGCGACCTCATCGACGAGCGGCACCAGTCCATCGTGCCCGCCCACGTGTGGGGCGATGGCAGTCCTGAAGGGGTCCGGCAGCGGGCGGCCCAGGAGATGAAGGACACGGCGAGGGCCGCCGCCGCCTTCGGCGTGAAGACCGTCACCGGCTTCACGGGCTCGTCGGTGTGGCACGCCACCTACGCCTTCCCGCCGACCTCGCAGGCGTTCTGGGACAAGGGCTTCGCTGACTTCGGCCAACGCTGGACGCCGATCCTCGACACGTTCGAGGCGCACGGCGTCCAGTTCGCGCTGGAGGTGCACCCGACGGAGATTGCCTTCGACATCGCCTCGGCCCAGCGCGCCATCGAGGCGGTGAAGGGCCACCGCCGCTTCGGTTTCAACTTCGACCCCAGCCACCTGGGCTACCAGGGCGTGGACTACGTGAAGTTCCTCCGCACGTTCACGGACCGCGTCTTCAACGTGCACATGAAGGACGTGTGGTGGGGCCGGGGCGATGGCACCGTGGGCGTGTTTGGCGGCCACACGAGCTTCGGAGATCCTCGCCGCTTCTGGGACTTCCGCAGCCTCGGCCGGGGCATGGTGGACTTCGAGTCCATCATCGTCGCGCTCAATGACATCGGCTATGCCGGGCCGCTGAGCGTGGAGTGGGAGGACAGCCGGATGGACCGGGTGCACGGGGCCACCGAGAGCGCGGCCTTCTGCAAGCGACTCGACTTTCCCGCTGCGGCGGGCGCGTTCGACGCCGTGTTCGACAAAGACAAACAAGCGCGGGTGGGCGGATGA
- a CDS encoding sugar ABC transporter ATP-binding protein: MSVAIEFREVVKAFGPVQVLHGVSFALQPGRVTGLLGENGAGKSTLMKILSGYEQATAGQVLVNGRAAHFKGSREAEGEGIVLIHQEFNLAEDLTIAQNIFLGHEKKRGWLLDDAAMNRESAEVLQQVGLRLPPETPVRQLIVAEKQLVEIAKALARKARLLIMDEPTATLTPGETERLFALIAQLKASGVTLLYISHKLDEVERITDEVVVMRDGRFVSRSETREVTRHQMANLMVGRETADLYPPKAPVPQAASPRLRVQGLTVPGWAQGVSFEVRPGEILGFAGLVGAGRTELFEGLLGLRPRTVERIELDGHAMRWRNPRDAANAGLTYLSEDRKGKGLHVHFGLRENLTLMALSRYATPWLKPEAERQALEEAVKRFGIRTGTLDNPASALSGGNQQKLALAKVLHPDPKVVVLDEPTRGVDVGAKRDIYFLIEALAREGRAVIVISSELMELIGLCHRVAVMRGGHLQATLDADQLTEGELIAHATGTH; encoded by the coding sequence ATGAGCGTCGCCATCGAGTTCCGCGAGGTGGTGAAGGCCTTTGGCCCGGTGCAGGTGCTGCACGGTGTCAGCTTCGCCTTGCAGCCGGGCCGGGTGACGGGCCTGCTGGGCGAGAACGGCGCGGGCAAGTCCACGCTGATGAAGATCCTCTCCGGCTACGAGCAGGCCACGGCGGGGCAGGTGCTCGTCAACGGACGCGCGGCCCACTTCAAGGGCTCCCGCGAGGCGGAAGGGGAGGGCATCGTCCTGATCCACCAGGAGTTCAACCTCGCCGAGGATCTGACGATCGCGCAGAACATCTTCTTGGGGCACGAGAAGAAGCGCGGCTGGCTGCTGGACGATGCGGCGATGAACCGCGAGTCCGCGGAGGTGCTCCAGCAGGTGGGACTGCGGCTGCCTCCCGAGACGCCGGTGCGCCAGCTCATCGTGGCGGAGAAGCAGCTCGTCGAGATCGCCAAGGCGCTGGCCCGCAAGGCCCGGCTGCTCATCATGGACGAGCCCACAGCCACCCTGACGCCCGGGGAGACCGAGCGACTGTTCGCGTTGATTGCACAGCTCAAGGCCAGCGGGGTGACGCTGCTCTACATTTCGCACAAGCTCGACGAGGTCGAACGCATCACCGATGAGGTGGTGGTGATGCGCGATGGCCGGTTCGTCTCCCGCTCGGAGACGCGCGAGGTGACACGCCACCAGATGGCCAATCTGATGGTGGGCCGGGAGACCGCGGACCTCTATCCGCCCAAGGCCCCGGTGCCGCAGGCCGCCTCGCCCCGGCTGCGCGTGCAGGGCCTCACGGTGCCGGGCTGGGCCCAGGGGGTGAGCTTCGAGGTGAGGCCCGGAGAGATCCTGGGGTTCGCGGGGCTGGTGGGGGCGGGCCGCACCGAGCTGTTCGAGGGGCTGCTGGGCTTGAGGCCGCGCACGGTGGAGCGCATCGAGCTCGATGGCCACGCCATGCGCTGGCGCAACCCCCGCGACGCCGCCAACGCGGGGCTCACGTACCTCAGCGAGGATCGCAAAGGCAAAGGGCTCCACGTGCACTTCGGCCTGCGCGAGAACCTGACGCTGATGGCGCTCTCGCGCTACGCCACCCCGTGGCTGAAGCCCGAGGCCGAGCGCCAGGCGCTCGAAGAGGCCGTGAAGCGCTTCGGCATCCGCACGGGCACGTTGGACAATCCGGCGTCGGCGTTGTCCGGCGGCAATCAGCAGAAGCTCGCGCTCGCCAAGGTGCTGCACCCCGACCCCAAGGTGGTGGTGCTGGATGAGCCCACGCGGGGCGTGGACGTGGGCGCCAAGCGCGACATCTATTTCCTGATCGAGGCGCTGGCCCGCGAAGGGCGCGCCGTCATCGTGATTTCATCCGAGCTGATGGAGCTGATTGGACTGTGCCACCGCGTGGCGGTGATGCGCGGCGGACACCTCCAGGCCACGCTCGATGCGGACCAACTGACCGAAGGGGAGCTCATCGCCCATGCCACTGGAACCCACTGA
- a CDS encoding WD40/YVTN/BNR-like repeat-containing protein, with translation MSPFPDIYVGATRGVFVARHVNGRYTLTPLGRPPVDASARQTESALQSMFRSGPEPITADMPKGGLIADPWNPWRLYLGTEAAGVFRSEDGGATWVPDSVGLGSPRIWSLVQHPVTGVLYAGTEPAALYRKPPGATAWEPCTPFTSLPRYSEWTSPNPPHHEPRVRGIGLDPERPHAIAAAIEVGWLVLSLDGGKSWTNLTHGPEFDSHSVLFSPGQPDVLLSTSGYGFFRSDDGGAHFRPFHEGLDGRYLSPLVLHPSRPKTLYAFGARNAPPSWFHPGAGAQGAFYRSDDQGEHWRRIGNTPLIPGGCWTACGDPGDPETFCAGLTDGSVWLTRDGGKHVEPILDGLGLVSVVSI, from the coding sequence ATGAGCCCTTTCCCGGATATCTATGTTGGCGCGACACGCGGCGTCTTCGTCGCCCGGCATGTGAATGGCCGCTACACCCTCACCCCCCTCGGCCGTCCCCCCGTCGACGCTTCCGCCCGGCAAACCGAGTCCGCCCTCCAGAGCATGTTCCGCTCGGGTCCGGAGCCCATCACCGCGGACATGCCCAAGGGGGGCCTCATCGCCGATCCCTGGAACCCCTGGAGGCTCTACCTAGGAACCGAGGCCGCGGGCGTCTTCCGGAGCGAGGATGGCGGCGCCACGTGGGTTCCCGACAGCGTGGGATTGGGCTCGCCGCGGATCTGGTCCCTGGTCCAGCACCCCGTCACGGGCGTGCTCTACGCCGGCACCGAGCCCGCCGCCCTCTATCGCAAGCCTCCAGGCGCCACCGCGTGGGAGCCCTGCACCCCCTTCACCTCCCTGCCCCGCTACTCGGAGTGGACGTCTCCCAACCCGCCCCACCATGAACCCCGGGTGAGAGGCATTGGATTGGATCCCGAGCGCCCCCACGCCATCGCCGCCGCGATCGAGGTGGGCTGGCTCGTGCTCAGCCTCGACGGAGGCAAGAGCTGGACAAACCTCACCCACGGCCCGGAGTTCGATTCGCACTCCGTCCTCTTTTCCCCGGGCCAGCCGGACGTTCTGCTCTCGACGAGCGGCTACGGCTTCTTCCGGAGCGACGACGGGGGAGCGCACTTCCGCCCCTTTCACGAGGGACTCGACGGCCGCTACCTGTCCCCCCTCGTCCTTCATCCGTCACGCCCCAAGACGCTCTACGCTTTTGGCGCCCGAAACGCCCCTCCGTCCTGGTTCCACCCGGGGGCCGGCGCGCAGGGCGCCTTCTACCGCAGTGATGATCAAGGCGAGCACTGGCGCCGCATAGGCAACACACCGCTCATCCCTGGGGGCTGCTGGACGGCGTGTGGAGATCCAGGAGACCCTGAGACGTTCTGCGCGGGGCTGACGGATGGCTCCGTCTGGCTGACCCGCGATGGTGGAAAACATGTCGAGCCCATCCTCGACGGACTGGGGCTCGTCAGCGTGGTGTCGATTTGA
- a CDS encoding terpene synthase family protein — MSSKSENTLRSTFLEALPSAERDHIFTLTGELSVFLMAWSKKYPTLMRTRRVPQVSLTMAVSAPFLSARELLPTASLFMWLFAVDDLCDEAPPGEQAASDAPLWTRIEQAVSVFREPDTVSPGGEEPLRQSLRDIRDGLAHFPLFASLRAPLESSLRDFLRGTRHETAWSARYRQSPHGPLPSLEDYLEKGACYTSGTLPIYLGVLTSINEDAILPRLPHFMGLGHEAAISIRLANDLRSYEKELAEGKLNSLVLFQRELMAQHGMDSTRALARARAEVRTHLVDAMERCMQSGTEEASAGSRATQAIVNAAAFACDFYAHHDFHPPVVPKLTPSAST, encoded by the coding sequence ATGTCCTCAAAATCTGAAAACACCCTTCGCAGCACCTTCCTCGAAGCGCTTCCCAGCGCGGAGCGAGACCACATCTTCACCCTCACCGGGGAGCTGTCTGTCTTCCTGATGGCCTGGTCGAAGAAGTACCCCACGCTCATGCGGACGCGCCGGGTGCCTCAGGTCAGCCTGACCATGGCCGTCTCCGCGCCGTTCCTGAGTGCCCGCGAGTTGCTGCCCACCGCGAGCTTGTTCATGTGGCTCTTCGCCGTGGATGATCTCTGTGACGAGGCCCCCCCCGGAGAGCAGGCCGCGTCCGATGCACCGCTCTGGACGCGGATCGAGCAGGCCGTGTCCGTGTTCAGGGAACCCGACACCGTCTCCCCGGGCGGAGAGGAGCCGCTGCGCCAGTCCCTGCGGGACATCCGGGACGGGCTGGCCCACTTCCCGCTCTTTGCCTCCCTCCGCGCTCCCCTGGAGAGCTCGCTCCGGGACTTTCTGCGGGGCACCCGGCATGAGACGGCGTGGAGCGCCCGCTACCGCCAGTCCCCCCACGGTCCCTTGCCTTCGCTCGAGGACTACCTGGAGAAGGGCGCCTGCTACACCAGCGGCACGCTCCCCATCTATCTGGGCGTGCTGACGTCCATCAACGAGGATGCGATCCTGCCGCGCCTTCCCCACTTCATGGGCTTGGGGCACGAAGCGGCCATCAGCATCCGGCTGGCCAATGATCTTCGCAGCTACGAGAAGGAGCTGGCCGAGGGCAAGCTCAACTCACTCGTCCTCTTCCAGCGCGAACTCATGGCGCAGCACGGGATGGACTCCACCCGGGCCCTGGCGCGGGCCCGCGCGGAGGTGAGGACCCACCTCGTGGACGCCATGGAGCGGTGCATGCAGTCCGGCACCGAAGAAGCCTCGGCGGGCTCCCGCGCCACCCAAGCCATCGTGAATGCCGCGGCCTTCGCCTGCGATTTCTACGCTCACCACGACTTCCACCCCCCCGTGGTGCCGAAGCTCACGCCATCGGCGTCCACTTGA
- a CDS encoding ROK family transcriptional regulator: MSRWRGLSPGELALLDTVFWSVGLSRDALAQRSAFSKTRSNAAVAGLLERGLLEEVGLQASSGGRRPETLRLHRGLGVLLAADLGATGLRVGVLTPDLQVLARHVESADVRKGPELVLSRVRALMVQLLTQAGLTARDVIGIGIGVPGPVNFESGQLVNPPLMPEWDSFSIRDDMKQGFDAPVFVDNDVNIMALGELWRMQRTLPNFLVIKVGTGIGCGIVCHGQVYRGATGSAGDVGHICVDPTGPRCHCGNLGCVEAMAAGPAIAHMARAAVAAGESVLLAETLEATGTILPEDVARAVRAGDTAANAIVQRAGSLIGQMLASVVNFFNPSHVFFGGSMMRIGPLFLASLRQSIYQRSLALSTRQLEIQVTPLGEQSGLIGASVLAMQETMRMNGATR; encoded by the coding sequence ATGAGCCGCTGGAGGGGCCTCTCCCCGGGAGAACTCGCGTTGCTGGACACGGTGTTCTGGTCCGTCGGCCTGTCGCGCGACGCGCTCGCCCAGCGATCCGCCTTCTCCAAGACGCGCTCGAACGCGGCCGTGGCGGGGCTGCTCGAGCGAGGGTTGCTGGAGGAGGTCGGCTTGCAGGCCTCGTCGGGCGGCCGAAGACCCGAGACGCTGCGGCTCCACCGGGGCCTGGGCGTGCTCTTGGCGGCGGACCTGGGGGCTACGGGGCTGCGCGTGGGGGTGCTGACGCCGGATCTCCAGGTGCTGGCGCGGCATGTGGAGTCCGCGGATGTGCGCAAGGGGCCCGAGCTGGTCCTGTCGCGCGTCCGGGCGCTCATGGTCCAGTTGCTGACCCAGGCGGGCCTCACGGCACGTGACGTCATCGGCATCGGCATCGGGGTGCCAGGGCCCGTCAACTTCGAGAGTGGCCAGCTCGTCAACCCGCCGTTGATGCCCGAGTGGGACAGCTTTTCGATCCGCGACGACATGAAGCAAGGCTTCGACGCGCCGGTGTTCGTGGACAACGACGTCAACATCATGGCGCTCGGCGAGCTGTGGCGGATGCAGCGCACCCTGCCGAACTTCCTGGTCATCAAGGTGGGCACGGGCATCGGCTGCGGCATCGTCTGCCACGGCCAGGTGTACCGCGGCGCCACGGGCTCGGCCGGTGACGTGGGCCATATCTGTGTGGACCCCACGGGCCCTCGCTGCCACTGCGGAAACCTGGGCTGTGTGGAGGCGATGGCGGCGGGCCCGGCGATTGCCCACATGGCCCGCGCGGCGGTGGCGGCGGGCGAGAGCGTGCTGCTCGCGGAGACCCTGGAGGCCACGGGCACCATCCTGCCCGAGGACGTGGCCCGGGCGGTGCGCGCGGGGGACACGGCGGCGAACGCCATCGTGCAGCGCGCGGGCAGCTTGATCGGACAGATGCTCGCGTCGGTGGTGAACTTCTTCAACCCGTCGCACGTGTTCTTCGGGGGCTCGATGATGCGCATCGGCCCGCTGTTTCTCGCCTCGCTGCGCCAGAGCATCTACCAACGCTCGCTCGCGCTCTCCACGCGCCAGCTGGAGATCCAGGTGACGCCGCTCGGCGAGCAGTCGGGGCTCATCGGCGCCTCGGTGCTGGCCATGCAGGAGACCATGAGGATGAACGGAGCCACGCGATGA